The proteins below come from a single Halomonas binhaiensis genomic window:
- a CDS encoding transporter substrate-binding domain-containing protein, producing MQRSLIPAIALSLATLGATAHAEEPLKIGISAEPYPPFTYTSSEGEWTGFEVELAESICDAMQAKCEITPTGWSGIIPSLKSERIDMIMNSMSITEARKKVIDFTDPYYFTPGAYVAAKDAELSLPEGLDSLVLGVQSATTNATFARQALRDTGVDIRLYDQAEQVNRDLLSGRLDVILADEIAMTELVERDEASDYEIKGTAPHHEAYGEGVGIGIRQGDDDLKTKLNAAIKKVQQDGTCTRLSEEYFGTDVCVG from the coding sequence ATGCAGCGCTCCCTCATCCCCGCCATCGCCCTGTCCCTTGCTACTCTGGGGGCCACAGCTCACGCCGAAGAACCGCTCAAGATCGGCATCTCCGCCGAGCCTTACCCGCCCTTCACATACACGTCTTCCGAAGGTGAGTGGACCGGTTTCGAAGTGGAACTGGCCGAGTCGATCTGCGACGCCATGCAAGCCAAATGCGAGATCACACCTACCGGCTGGAGCGGCATCATTCCTTCGCTCAAGTCTGAGCGCATCGACATGATCATGAACTCCATGTCGATCACCGAAGCGCGCAAGAAGGTCATCGACTTCACCGATCCTTATTACTTCACCCCCGGCGCCTACGTTGCTGCCAAGGATGCGGAACTTAGCCTGCCGGAAGGACTGGATAGCCTGGTACTCGGCGTTCAGAGCGCCACCACCAATGCCACCTTCGCGCGCCAGGCACTGCGTGACACCGGCGTCGATATTCGCCTTTACGACCAGGCCGAGCAGGTCAACCGTGACCTGCTGTCCGGCCGCCTGGATGTGATTCTCGCCGACGAGATCGCCATGACCGAACTGGTCGAACGCGATGAAGCCAGCGATTACGAGATCAAGGGGACTGCCCCCCACCACGAGGCTTATGGCGAAGGGGTTGGCATCGGCATCCGCCAAGGCGACGATGACTTGAAGACCAAGCTCAACGCCGCGATAAAAAAGGTCCAGCAGGATGGTACCTGCACTCGGCTTTCCGAGGAGTACTTCGGCACCGATGTCTGTGTCGGCTGA
- a CDS encoding NAD(P)H-quinone oxidoreductase, which produces MSSNSNQMTVIEITEPGGPEVLKPLVMAIPAPGPGEILVRVEAAGVNRPDVIQRQGHYPMPEGVTPIPGLEVAGTVASLGEGVGGFQVGDRVCALTNGGGYGEYCVVPESQTLPVPAGMSMIEAAALPETFFTVWANLFDLGGATSGQSALIHGGTSGIGTTALMLCREFGIHAYATAGSDEKCDVISDLGGTPINYRETDFADFILNQTDGCGVDVILDIMGASYFSANMRSLGMDGRLVIIGFLGGIRAEKLDLQELALKRAVITGSTMRARTSTEKAKIANELLEHVWPVLEAGRCHPMIHSTFPLQDVARAHEMMESSKHIGKIVLTLD; this is translated from the coding sequence ATGTCCTCAAATTCCAACCAAATGACCGTCATCGAAATTACCGAACCTGGCGGACCTGAGGTGCTAAAGCCTCTTGTGATGGCGATTCCAGCCCCTGGGCCTGGAGAAATATTGGTTCGCGTCGAAGCCGCAGGTGTCAACCGCCCAGACGTCATCCAGCGTCAGGGGCACTATCCAATGCCTGAAGGTGTAACGCCAATACCAGGTCTCGAAGTTGCGGGAACTGTCGCATCACTTGGCGAGGGAGTCGGTGGTTTTCAGGTCGGAGACCGTGTATGTGCCCTGACCAATGGAGGGGGTTATGGGGAATACTGCGTAGTGCCAGAAAGCCAGACATTACCGGTGCCGGCTGGTATGTCAATGATTGAGGCGGCGGCGCTTCCCGAAACTTTTTTCACCGTATGGGCTAACTTGTTCGATCTCGGTGGCGCAACATCAGGCCAGAGTGCTCTGATTCATGGCGGGACAAGTGGTATCGGCACAACTGCGCTGATGCTATGTCGCGAGTTTGGTATTCATGCATATGCAACGGCTGGGTCAGATGAAAAATGTGATGTGATCTCAGACCTTGGCGGCACCCCAATCAACTACCGTGAAACTGATTTTGCCGATTTTATTCTGAACCAGACCGATGGGTGTGGTGTTGATGTCATTCTCGATATCATGGGCGCATCCTATTTTTCTGCAAACATGCGAAGCCTGGGAATGGATGGTCGGCTGGTCATCATCGGTTTTCTTGGCGGAATTCGTGCTGAAAAACTGGATCTACAAGAACTGGCGCTGAAGCGAGCGGTGATTACCGGTTCAACTATGCGAGCACGAACATCAACCGAGAAGGCGAAAATTGCCAACGAATTGCTTGAGCATGTCTGGCCGGTTCTTGAAGCGGGGCGGTGTCATCCCATGATACACAGCACGTTCCCTTTGCAGGATGTCGCACGCGCGCACGAAATGATGGAATCCAGCAAGCATATCGGGAAGATCGTACTGACATTGGATTAG
- a CDS encoding sodium:solute symporter family protein: MYAFVLSLYLVLMVCAGIYYAKRKVHDDKDFLVAGRSLSFFVLTGTLLATFVGSGSVIGGASFVFQNGPGAAVFFFAGTPIGAMVMYLFLAKRIRESEAMTIPELIERRYGRHARTVGSIIILLAYIGIVSYQFIGAGYALHLAFDIPSWQGTLISAVIITVLATIGGLVSVAYTDFISALIIFVSMLIGVPIILSQLGGLSGMYAALPVEQQSWTGGLSLWQAIGFFLPLFLLLLGDQNLFQRFAAATDGGTAKRSALGFCITGMVSIVLIVVLVCSTRVMFPDINPDTAMLVMAEQGLPGIVGAFLLSSVLALILTTGNSYLLSASANLTQDIASGLFKISIPEHKRLGFNRISVAGLGIAAYVLGSFFPSVLAIQMYSYGMYGAAITPALLAALLWKRATSWGGLAGMLTGCIVTLVWEIGLGKPLGWNSVLVAMPLATLMLVVVSLLTQSANERVQALKQ, encoded by the coding sequence ATGTATGCATTCGTGCTCTCGCTGTATCTGGTGCTGATGGTCTGCGCTGGAATCTATTACGCAAAACGCAAGGTTCATGACGACAAGGACTTCCTGGTCGCGGGCCGATCACTATCGTTCTTTGTGTTGACGGGTACCCTGCTGGCCACCTTTGTCGGTTCGGGGTCGGTGATTGGCGGTGCCAGTTTCGTGTTCCAGAACGGGCCTGGGGCCGCGGTGTTCTTCTTTGCCGGAACACCGATCGGGGCGATGGTGATGTACCTGTTCCTGGCCAAGCGCATTCGCGAATCCGAGGCGATGACGATCCCTGAGCTGATCGAGCGTCGCTATGGCCGCCATGCACGCACAGTAGGATCGATCATCATCCTGCTGGCCTATATCGGCATTGTTTCCTATCAGTTCATTGGTGCGGGTTATGCACTGCACCTTGCCTTTGATATTCCCTCCTGGCAGGGCACGCTGATTTCCGCGGTCATCATCACGGTTCTGGCGACCATCGGTGGTCTGGTCTCGGTGGCCTATACCGACTTCATCAGCGCGTTGATCATCTTTGTCAGCATGTTGATCGGTGTACCGATCATTCTGAGTCAGCTCGGTGGCCTGTCCGGCATGTACGCCGCCTTGCCGGTGGAGCAGCAGAGCTGGACCGGTGGCCTCAGCCTGTGGCAGGCGATTGGCTTCTTCCTGCCGTTGTTTCTGCTGCTGCTGGGGGACCAGAACCTGTTCCAGCGTTTTGCCGCTGCCACGGATGGGGGAACGGCCAAGCGTTCGGCACTGGGATTCTGCATCACCGGCATGGTCAGCATCGTCCTGATTGTTGTGCTGGTATGCAGCACCCGCGTGATGTTCCCTGACATCAACCCGGATACCGCCATGCTGGTGATGGCAGAGCAGGGCTTGCCCGGCATCGTGGGTGCGTTCCTGCTGTCGTCGGTACTCGCATTGATTCTGACGACCGGGAATTCCTATCTGCTGTCGGCTTCGGCCAACCTGACCCAGGACATTGCCAGCGGCCTGTTCAAGATATCGATTCCTGAACACAAGCGGCTGGGTTTCAACCGTATCAGCGTTGCTGGGCTTGGCATTGCGGCCTATGTCCTGGGTTCCTTCTTTCCCAGCGTGCTGGCCATCCAGATGTATTCCTACGGCATGTATGGGGCGGCCATTACCCCGGCCTTGCTGGCTGCGTTGCTGTGGAAACGGGCCACGTCCTGGGGCGGGCTGGCCGGCATGCTGACAGGCTGCATCGTGACCCTGGTGTGGGAAATCGGACTGGGCAAGCCGCTGGGCTGGAACAGTGTGCTGGTGGCAATGCCGTTGGCCACGCTGATGCTGGTGGTTGTCAGCCTGTTGACCCAGTCAGCCAATGAACGTGTTCAGGCATTGAAGCAATAA
- a CDS encoding ABC transporter permease, whose product MDFSWLGDPFYQDYLIEGFINTLWLIVISAIGGLALAVIIAITRLRGPKPLAWLAHGFTTVMRGTPLLVQLFFFYYGVGHLFEGIPGIQDSVIWPVLRDPFFYATLTFILSVGAYSGEVIRGALVNVPPGEREAARAFGLTPVQVFMRIWLPRAIQICLPTLTGEMILLLKSVPLVSTIAMMDLLQAANIIRDETFLTYEPLMLIGGVYLVMTLVLTALLRQVERHFPGMQPECRRGWLTRHAPPSSRLSH is encoded by the coding sequence ATGGATTTTTCCTGGCTTGGCGACCCTTTCTATCAGGATTACCTGATAGAAGGGTTCATCAATACGCTGTGGTTGATCGTCATCTCGGCGATCGGCGGGCTGGCTCTGGCCGTGATCATCGCAATCACTCGGCTCAGGGGGCCCAAGCCCCTGGCCTGGTTGGCCCATGGCTTCACCACCGTGATGCGCGGTACCCCACTGTTGGTACAGCTGTTCTTCTTCTATTACGGTGTGGGCCATCTGTTCGAGGGTATCCCCGGCATCCAGGACAGTGTCATCTGGCCGGTACTGCGCGACCCGTTTTTCTATGCCACCCTGACCTTCATCCTGAGTGTCGGGGCCTATTCTGGTGAGGTCATCCGGGGCGCCCTGGTCAATGTGCCACCAGGTGAGCGCGAGGCAGCCCGTGCCTTTGGCCTGACGCCGGTTCAGGTATTCATGCGCATCTGGTTGCCACGTGCCATCCAGATATGCCTGCCGACCCTGACGGGAGAGATGATTTTGCTGCTCAAGTCTGTGCCGCTGGTCTCGACCATTGCCATGATGGATCTGCTGCAGGCGGCCAACATCATTCGCGATGAGACTTTCCTGACCTATGAGCCCCTGATGCTGATCGGTGGTGTCTATCTGGTCATGACTCTGGTACTTACCGCGCTGCTGCGTCAGGTCGAGCGCCATTTCCCCGGCATGCAACCGGAATGCCGGCGCGGCTGGCTGACACGCCATGCGCCTCCTTCAAGCCGCTTGAGCCACTAA
- a CDS encoding ABC transporter ATP-binding protein, producing the protein MTSSSNAHLSPPTANPAVQVRHLVKHYGDLEVLRDVSLEVAEGSVTSIIGSSGSGKSTLLRCLNLLERPDQGDLAIAGETIRFDRNPQGDVVGLDRRQLQRLRAKVSMVFQQFNLWPHFTVLGNVTEAPMRVQGLSRRRAIEVAEHYLERVGMADKRNAYPGYLSGGQQQRVAIARALAMEPRLLLFDEPTSALDPERVNEVLCVIRDLAGEGRTMVLVTHEMAFAREVSDQVVYLDRGVIGVAGAPSEVFDDPRCQHFVSPAA; encoded by the coding sequence ATGACATCATCGTCCAACGCTCACCTTTCACCCCCTACCGCCAATCCAGCGGTACAAGTCCGCCACCTCGTCAAGCACTATGGCGATCTCGAGGTGCTGCGTGATGTCTCCCTCGAGGTTGCCGAGGGCAGTGTCACTTCCATCATCGGCTCCAGCGGGTCTGGCAAGAGTACCCTGCTGCGTTGCCTCAATCTGCTGGAGCGCCCCGACCAGGGCGATCTGGCGATTGCGGGTGAAACCATCCGTTTCGACCGCAATCCCCAGGGCGACGTCGTCGGCCTGGACCGGCGCCAGCTGCAACGTCTGCGTGCCAAGGTCAGCATGGTCTTCCAGCAGTTCAATCTATGGCCACACTTCACCGTACTCGGCAATGTCACCGAAGCACCAATGCGCGTCCAGGGACTTTCCCGCCGACGTGCCATCGAGGTTGCCGAGCACTATCTGGAACGGGTTGGCATGGCCGACAAGCGCAATGCCTATCCGGGGTATCTCTCTGGCGGCCAGCAGCAGCGCGTGGCCATTGCCCGTGCGCTCGCCATGGAACCGCGCTTATTGCTGTTCGATGAACCAACCTCGGCACTCGACCCGGAGCGTGTCAACGAAGTGCTCTGCGTGATCCGTGACCTGGCCGGAGAAGGCCGGACCATGGTGCTGGTCACTCACGAGATGGCTTTTGCTCGGGAAGTTTCTGACCAGGTGGTGTATCTCGATCGTGGCGTCATCGGTGTCGCCGGTGCACCTTCCGAGGTCTTCGACGATCCTCGCTGCCAGCACTTCGTGTCACCGGCAGCCTGA
- a CDS encoding TetR/AcrR family transcriptional regulator, giving the protein MSMKWQQQKSLATREKILRAALTCLERDGFHHLSLIRVANEANVSKGALTHHFSSRDELITQAMEVLLDEFVEKLRHAVDDVHSGKLSLEDCLDVIWQLMSDQLYMVTLEIALKSRHEAEFKSALTPLVSRFHRRLNDTWQQLFPELPPERAQSLMNLTMNLMRGMGTQSVFREDAAYFNGLLDTWKTILRQQLKPTDA; this is encoded by the coding sequence ATGAGCATGAAATGGCAGCAGCAGAAGAGTCTGGCAACGCGCGAGAAGATCCTGCGTGCCGCCCTGACCTGCCTGGAGCGTGATGGCTTTCATCACCTAAGCCTGATTCGCGTGGCCAACGAAGCCAACGTCTCCAAAGGCGCCTTGACGCATCACTTCTCCAGCCGAGATGAGCTGATCACCCAAGCCATGGAAGTGTTGCTCGACGAGTTTGTCGAGAAGTTGAGGCACGCGGTCGATGATGTCCACTCGGGCAAGCTGAGCCTCGAAGACTGCCTGGATGTGATCTGGCAGCTCATGAGCGATCAGCTCTACATGGTCACGCTGGAAATCGCGCTCAAGTCTCGTCATGAAGCAGAGTTCAAGTCAGCGCTGACACCCTTGGTAAGTCGCTTCCATCGTCGTTTGAACGACACCTGGCAGCAGCTGTTTCCAGAACTGCCTCCGGAACGAGCGCAGTCCTTGATGAACCTGACCATGAATCTGATGCGGGGCATGGGCACGCAAAGTGTCTTTCGCGAGGATGCTGCCTATTTCAACGGGCTACTCGATACCTGGAAAACCATCCTTCGTCAGCAGTTGAAACCCACCGACGCATAA
- a CDS encoding ABC transporter permease, which yields MNNHSQEGLVDWAGPILQGALTTLEIAVLAYAIGLLLGLLGASARLSPWAPLRGLGTLYSTAVRAVPELLLIILLYYAGSQALTALTNAMGLPGKVAINGFVTAVGVLAFVQGAYMTEVFRGAILAIPKGQLEAADAFGFSPWARFQRIIIPAMLPNALPGMSNLWLILIKDTALISVIGFSELFFTIQQAAASTRAQFLFYAAAGVIYLVMTLSSTALFSRLERHLCRGRPMSEEA from the coding sequence ATGAACAATCACTCCCAAGAAGGGCTGGTCGATTGGGCCGGCCCAATTCTCCAGGGGGCTCTGACCACTCTGGAGATTGCTGTCCTGGCCTACGCCATTGGCCTGCTGCTGGGACTGCTCGGCGCCAGTGCCCGGCTCAGCCCCTGGGCCCCGTTACGAGGCCTGGGTACCCTATACTCCACCGCAGTGCGGGCAGTTCCCGAGCTGCTGCTGATCATTCTGCTTTATTACGCTGGCTCCCAGGCACTCACTGCCCTGACCAATGCCATGGGCCTGCCCGGCAAGGTGGCCATCAATGGTTTTGTGACAGCCGTGGGCGTGCTGGCTTTCGTCCAGGGAGCCTACATGACCGAAGTATTTCGTGGTGCCATTCTGGCCATTCCCAAGGGTCAGCTCGAGGCTGCAGATGCCTTCGGCTTCTCTCCCTGGGCACGCTTCCAACGCATTATCATCCCCGCCATGCTGCCCAATGCCTTGCCCGGCATGTCGAACCTGTGGCTGATTCTGATCAAGGATACCGCCCTGATCAGCGTCATCGGCTTCAGCGAGCTGTTCTTTACCATCCAGCAGGCTGCCGCCAGCACTCGTGCCCAATTTCTGTTCTATGCGGCCGCTGGCGTCATCTACCTGGTCATGACACTTTCGTCCACCGCGCTGTTCTCGCGCCTGGAACGTCATTTGTGCCGTGGCCGGCCAATGTCCGAGGAGGCCTGA
- a CDS encoding metal-dependent hydrolase family protein has translation MLIINNCRVFDGVNDVVKDDQSVIVEDGLIREVVAGRESSTVAEVIDARGATLTPGLIDAHVHVLAAHASLRQVDLMAPSYVAQFAHQSLRDMLRRGFTSVRDAAGADYGLAQAIEEGLIDGPRLFYCGKALSQTGGHGDWTPFEGGCLCGCGASTSISRIADGVESVQHAARDELRKGAHHIKIMAGGGVASPSDPIDVLQYTEEEIRAIVWEANAWGKYCLAHAYIPEAISRCLEYGVRSIEHANLIDRASCELAKRKEAFIVPTVSTYEALARHGEEMGLPAVSCAKVENVRQQGLDALELLRETGVQVGLGSDLLGGMQRYQMREFALRGEAFTPVEVLKQATSINARLLEREGELGVVQAGAMADLALWDGCPDEDLGVLEYPDKTLKEVIKGGRRVVL, from the coding sequence ATGCTGATCATCAACAACTGTCGTGTTTTCGATGGCGTCAACGATGTCGTCAAGGATGACCAGAGTGTCATTGTCGAGGATGGCCTGATCCGCGAAGTCGTCGCTGGACGGGAAAGCTCGACGGTTGCCGAGGTCATCGATGCACGGGGTGCAACGCTGACGCCAGGGCTTATCGATGCCCATGTGCATGTGCTGGCCGCTCATGCCAGCCTGCGCCAGGTCGATCTGATGGCACCTTCCTATGTGGCGCAGTTTGCCCACCAGTCGTTGCGTGACATGTTGCGCCGTGGTTTCACCAGCGTGCGTGATGCAGCGGGAGCCGACTATGGGCTTGCCCAGGCGATCGAGGAAGGGCTGATCGATGGGCCGCGGCTGTTCTACTGCGGCAAGGCGCTGAGCCAGACAGGCGGTCATGGTGACTGGACGCCTTTTGAAGGGGGCTGCCTGTGTGGGTGCGGCGCATCAACCAGCATCTCGCGCATTGCCGATGGGGTAGAGAGTGTCCAGCATGCGGCTCGTGATGAGCTGCGCAAGGGTGCACACCATATCAAGATCATGGCCGGTGGCGGGGTAGCCTCGCCTTCTGATCCGATTGATGTATTGCAGTACACCGAAGAGGAAATCCGCGCCATTGTCTGGGAGGCCAATGCCTGGGGCAAGTATTGCCTGGCGCATGCCTACATTCCTGAGGCGATTTCACGCTGTCTCGAATACGGCGTACGTTCCATCGAACATGCCAATCTCATCGATCGGGCAAGCTGCGAGTTGGCCAAGCGCAAGGAAGCCTTCATCGTACCGACCGTCAGTACCTACGAGGCTCTGGCCAGGCATGGCGAAGAAATGGGCTTGCCCGCGGTGAGCTGTGCCAAGGTGGAGAATGTTCGCCAGCAAGGGCTTGATGCGCTCGAGCTGCTGCGCGAAACCGGCGTTCAGGTGGGGCTGGGCAGCGACCTGCTTGGGGGAATGCAGCGTTACCAGATGCGTGAGTTCGCCCTGCGCGGAGAAGCGTTCACACCTGTCGAAGTACTCAAGCAGGCGACCTCCATCAACGCACGCCTGCTGGAGCGTGAGGGTGAGCTTGGCGTGGTGCAGGCCGGGGCCATGGCGGATCTGGCATTGTGGGATGGTTGCCCGGATGAAGACCTGGGTGTGCTGGAGTACCCCGACAAGACCCTGAAGGAAGTGATCAAGGGCGGCCGCCGGGTCGTGCTGTAA
- a CDS encoding pyridoxal phosphate-dependent aminotransferase yields the protein MRYSRLTERIAGEGAAAWNIHNRALARLEAGEDITVLSVGDPDFDTPTAIVESAVESLRNGATHYPDIQGKAALRQAIAERYRQRGVEAHPEQLIVLAGAQCGLYAVAQCLLDPGDEVIVPEPCYVTYEAVLHSTGASMMRIPLRGDSGFRLDAADIEAAITPRTRAIMLNSPHNPTGQLIDADTWQAIAELCLRHDLWLISDEVYAELIFEGEYVCAASLPGLKDRSIVIDSLSKSHAMTGWRLGWVFGPEALIEHLGNLALCMLYGCPDFIQDAAREALIQDRNSPQLKAMRESYRARRDTVCAALANCPAVQVIKPAAGMFLMIDIRATRLSSQAFADRLLDEYGVSVLSGEAFGPSAAGFVRLSLTVKEARLTAACHRLASCAEAALEETGHLSTVQ from the coding sequence ATGCGTTATTCCCGACTGACCGAACGAATCGCTGGCGAAGGCGCCGCGGCCTGGAATATCCACAATCGTGCACTGGCACGCCTGGAAGCCGGTGAGGACATCACTGTGCTGTCGGTGGGCGACCCTGATTTCGACACGCCGACCGCGATAGTCGAAAGCGCCGTGGAAAGCCTGCGCAACGGGGCCACACACTATCCGGATATCCAGGGCAAGGCGGCGTTGCGCCAGGCCATTGCCGAACGCTATCGCCAACGTGGCGTCGAGGCGCATCCCGAGCAGTTGATCGTGCTGGCCGGAGCCCAGTGTGGACTCTACGCTGTGGCACAGTGCCTGCTTGATCCCGGTGATGAAGTCATCGTCCCTGAACCTTGTTATGTCACCTATGAGGCGGTACTGCACTCCACCGGCGCCAGCATGATGCGCATTCCGTTACGCGGCGACAGTGGGTTTCGTCTCGACGCGGCGGATATTGAAGCCGCCATCACGCCGCGCACCCGAGCGATCATGCTCAACAGCCCTCACAACCCCACTGGCCAGCTCATCGATGCCGATACCTGGCAGGCCATCGCCGAACTATGCCTGCGCCATGACCTGTGGCTGATTTCCGATGAGGTATATGCCGAACTGATCTTCGAGGGAGAGTATGTCTGTGCCGCCTCTCTGCCAGGATTGAAAGACCGCAGCATAGTGATCGACAGTCTGTCGAAATCTCACGCCATGACGGGCTGGCGTCTGGGCTGGGTATTCGGTCCTGAAGCGCTGATCGAACACCTCGGTAATCTGGCACTATGCATGCTCTATGGCTGCCCGGACTTCATCCAGGATGCTGCCCGGGAAGCCTTGATCCAGGATCGGAATAGCCCGCAACTCAAGGCCATGCGCGAGAGCTACCGCGCACGGCGCGATACGGTATGTGCAGCACTCGCAAATTGCCCCGCCGTGCAGGTCATCAAGCCGGCAGCCGGGATGTTCCTGATGATCGATATACGTGCCACCAGGCTGTCGTCGCAAGCCTTTGCCGACCGACTACTCGACGAGTACGGAGTATCGGTACTTTCTGGCGAGGCCTTCGGCCCCTCCGCGGCCGGTTTTGTCCGCCTGAGCCTGACGGTCAAAGAAGCCCGCCTGACCGCCGCCTGTCACCGTCTGGCCAGCTGCGCCGAAGCAGCGCTGGAAGAGACCGGCCATCTTTCCACCGTCCAATGA